The DNA window CAACAAGGTGTTTGTGTAGAGGCCCGAGGGCAACTTTgtgaagttggttctttccttccacttctGTGTGGTTTccagggaaggaactcaggtcttcagggtTGTTGGCAAGTACTTTGATCCATGGTGCCATTTAGCAAGGCCCATGACTTTAAAGAAAGAGGGATCTAGTTGGAATCCACAGTTGCTAACTTTGAATCAGATAGAAGTAAATTATATTGCGAACTATTGTGAGAGAGCCAGGTCTTGGCATTGGTGTAGCTCTTGCTCTTTTGCCATGACTTAACTGTGATTTAGATATGGGTCTTAATCTGTAACTTGAGATAAaagaaaactcttttttttatgTAAAAGAAATGAGTTTTCTTTTATCTATGAAATTCATCTGATTTCTTAATGCTGCCAAATCCAGGCTTCAAGGAAAGTCAATGCATTAGAACAAATACTTTCCACGTTATAGAGGTGGGCATAAGGAAATGGAGGTGTTCTCTGCCATGCTCAAATGCTCACAGTAAGGAGTGGGGCTTGGGTTGAAGCCTGGCTCCTGGCCAGGACTCTCACTGCCTATTCCATTGGTTTTCAACTATTTTGGTGAGATTTCATTGTGAAACTCACTGCTAACCAAATATTCCCTTCTTCATTCTGTGCAGTTGCCTCTTCTGCTCTATTCTGTGATGCTGAGTCCTCAGCTGATTAGCCAAACTCTCTCAGGAGAGGCTTcgatctgtttctgtctctctgtccaagGGATGTTCTTACTGTACCTCTTCCATAGGGTTGCTGTAAGAGTTAACTAGTTTGTGGGCATCTAGCATACTATCTAGAACCTACCAATCACCTCTCACCCCTATCATGGACATGAGCTCCAATATTCAGTAGGGTGCATGCCCTGTGGATTTCATTACCAAGCATCCCCAGGTGTGTGGTCTTAAGTATCAGATTAGAGAAGCGTAACTGCCTATGTAAGAGACACCATATGCAAGGGCCTGATACATTATTCACACTGATGTTGACAATGGGTAGGGAATAGAAAACAGAGTAGGCAAATTCACAGGCAGACAGGGGGAGACTTTGGAAACTTAGCCTCGGCAGTATTTGCATCTATTCTGAGGAGAAGAAACCTTTTTATCCTTCTCGGAGAACCTGCATCCTCACCTCTGGCTTTACTTCTCTCCTTAGAGCTTGTGGAGAAACAAACACATTGGCGAGACTTCTTAGAGCAACAAACCACCCTCCATGGGACCCATCATGTCCACAGGAGAAACGAGCACAGCTCATACAGTTCTGGGATGTCAGATTACTGATAAGACAGTCATCACTTTATTTGTCATTTTAGTCTTTTCGTGTCTGGTGGCAGTGGTAGGCAATGGATTTATCATTATAGCATTGGGCATGAAATGGTTGCTCCGGAGGACATTGTCAGCTCATAATAAGTTACTGATCAGTCTAGCAGCCTCTCGCTTCTGTCTTCAGTGTGTGGTGATAGGTAAgaatatttatgttttcctgaatccATCAAGCTTCCCATACAACCCTGTAATACAGCTCCTAAATTTAATGTGGGACTTCTTGACTGCTGCGACCATCTGGTTCTGCTCTTTGCTAGGTTTCTTCTATTGTGTGAAAATTGCAACCTTAACCCATCCTGTCTTTGTCTGGCTAAAGTACAGGTTGCCTGGGTGGGTACCATGGATGTTGCTTAGTGCTGTGGGGATGTCGAGCTTAACTAGTATCCTGTGTTTCATAGGCAATCATATGATATATCAAAACTATGCAAGGAGGGGCCATCAACCTTGGAATGCCACTGGAAATAGCTTAAGACACTCGATTGAGAAATTCTACTTCATTTCTATAAAAATAATCATGTGGACAGTTCCTACTGTTATCTTTAGTATCTTTATGAGTTTGCTCCTCGTATCTTTGGTAAGACACATGAAGAAGACTCTCTTGGCCCTCTCAGAACTTCGGGATGTTTGGGCACAGGCCCACTTCAAAGcccttcttcctctgctctccttCATCATCCTTTTTATCTCCTGTTTTCTGACACTGGTACTCAGTTCTGCCAGCAGCACACCGTATCAGGAATTCAGGTACTGGATGTGGCAGGTGGTGATTCATCTGTGCACAGTGATACACCCCATTGTTATACTCCTCAGTAACCCCGTTTTGAGAGTGGTGATGAAGAGGGGCTGCTGCTGAAGCTGAGGGGTAACCTGAATGGCAGTCGATGTTAACCCTTGGACAGTGGAACGGAAGGCACAGGAGCAAAGGACACAGCTTCTTCTTTTGTTACATTCGATATCTATTCCCACTTTATTCCATGACGTATGAATACCATTAGCGCATAGGATTCAAGGTGGGCTCCAAGATCCTGAAAATGAGCTAGTGTCACCATGTTATCGGTGGGACTTGATGTCATCAAAGGACCTGAAAGCTATGACATTCCCTGTGATATCTCTTGGATGCTAAAATTATTGGCTGGGAACTGGGTGAAGAGACTCCAACACACCATATAATATTTCCTGTGTTGAGTGAAACTGGAGAAGATGCTTAGAACTTCCTTTTGCCTCTGGATGCATCCTGTGGACCACCCTTTCCTTTTCACTACTTCTCAGAACTTTAGCCATTTGCCATGGTCTTTCTGTCATCAGAGACAAAGCTAAGGCACTCCCTGATTTGAATTCTGATGCAGTTTGTATTTGGGGGCACCAGTATGTGCCATCCTGAATGTTTATGTTCTCAAGTGACCTTCTGAGACTCGTCAGAAAGCCCAGGGTCTTGGATCTGTTTATTGTTGAAATTCCCTAGAATGGCCTGGTTTGTCAGTCTTTTTTCTGGAAATGTCAAGGTTACAGGTCATACTTCCCTTCTCTTGTGTTGATCCAGGGATGCACTAAAGTCTTTGATATGTGCGAGATCACCCGTGCTGTTCTGGGGCGTATGTTTAAGAACAGAAAGACTCTTGGTTTGATGAGGAACTGCACACTGCATCTCTGCGTCTCTTAATTCCTTTCAAGTCTTTGGTACACTCAGTTATCCCTTGAGCAGTTCCAACTGACATCTCTCAACTTCAGGTCCCATGAACATATCTTAGACAGCATTACTTTCTGCTTGTGACTGCTCCTCCCTCTGCATTAGGAGATTAATCCCTGCTTTTGGAGTTTCCAGACTGACATTTGTGCACCCAGCCACATTTCTCCATCCCAGCTCTTCAACTAAGACAACACACAAAGTTCCAGCCAGTCCTCCCTTATTACTCTCTCCTTCTTCACCAAATACTCTCCTAATGTTtcctttctgaaaaacaaaaccattccTTCTCATAACTTCCCATGACAGAACATCTGCCGATCAGCCCCTTGCTGAGCGCTCTCTGTAGTCTTTCATGGCGTGCCTCAGTTACTCACATTGAAGTGTGTTTCTGTAGGATATAGTTCATGTTATCTCAGCCCTCACCCTCTTATAGGTTTTGGATATGACTCTCTTGATAGCAAGTGGTTTCTTAAGAaagttgacttttcttttttcagaacaAATGTTCTAAGTAATCTTTGTAAAGGGTTAAAAAAAGATTGTAAATGTGGCTAGCTTTTTATTGTCTAGGCTCTTTATCCCCTGAAATCCAATCCAATCCCTCTCCTTCTGCTGTCACCACTCACACAGCTTTATATATGGCCCCCAGGCAGGGAATTACCAAATTCTAAACCTGTATTTTCTTGCTGAACATTATTGCCTGACATTTCACAAGCACTTCATACTTAGCAAACCtagatttcttcttcctctcttctgtgCCCCTTTCTTGTCTCCCTGCTGGCCCTTTCCATTGTCCTGGTGCCTTTATTATGCTACCACTTTAGTGGGGCAAAGTCAGGCTTCTGAGTTTTCATTCCCCATTTGCTATCTGAACAGAACCAGCATAAGGACAGCATTGTTGACATGCCGATGTGGACAGGGGACATTCCACATTGTTCCATCCCTAGATGAAGCGCTACAAGTGGTTAATGAGTAccgagagagggagaggcagttgTCTCCAAGGCTGAACTCCATAAAGGTTGTGCAATCCCAAGGCATCAGCCCTGGACACGTGTACATATGAGCAAAACATACACAAGCTgaagcatatatacatacacatacattacataTACTTTACATATAgctatactcatatacataaatatatagaacacacacacacattgatgcacgtgtgtgtgtgtgtgtgtgtgtgtgtgtgtgtgtgtaacaccaATAACTAAAGAAAAGATCACGAATTTGGGATTGGGGACAAGTGTAGAATTGGAGGTAGAAGATGAGGTGGCAGGAATAAAGTAATTGCATTGTTCATTGCcctgtctagttttatgttgatttGATACAAACAAGAGTCCTTTGAGAGGAGGGAAACTCAGATGGGAAAATACATCCATAATACCTGGTTACAGGCAGGCCCATAGGGCATTGTTTTTAATTACCGAGAGGGCCCAACCTACTGTGAatggttccatccctgggttcgttgtcctgggttcaataagaaagcaggctgagtaagccatgaggagcaaggcagtaagcagcactctttctccatcagctcctgcctctggttcctatgcttgaattcctgtcctgacttccttcattgCTAAGCAGAGATAGGGAAGCATAAGTAAAATAAGCTCTTTCCTCCTctagttgcttttggtcctggtattttacaccagcaatagtaaccctaagaaaGACACTCAGCTGCGaagatttcaaaagaaaaaaaaaggtaaaactattaaagaagaaagaatgctTATATGTGCTCCTGTGACACCAAGCTGCACAAGGCAGCCCATGGAGTAATGGAGAATGAGCCCAAGATAGTTAAACCATTTCCTGAAATGGAAAATGatgtcttaaaaatgaaaatttaaacaaaggaaaaaggagcAGTTGGGGAGATAGTTCACTAGGTAAGAGTACTTGCTTCAaggcatgaagatctgagttcaaatccccagcacccacataaaaaattGGGTGTGGCCACTTCTATGCCAGTAGCCCCAGTACACTATAGGGGGACAAGACAAGGGCTTGCTGTGGCTTGATGGCTGCTACCCTAAGCCCAGGTTCAGAGAAAGACATTGTTTCAAGGGAGtaaggtagagagtgatagagcaggacacccgaCACACCCCTCCGGCTTCTGTGaactcacacacatgtaaacacaccacacacacacactcatttgttatttttctacTAGCTCCATagcaatatatatattatatattatatacatataaatatatatatataattaaattgcTAGTTGGTGGACTTAAGAAATAGCTTATcagtatttaatatattaataagtTACATaatcttaaaattttctttacacatactttcaaaagatttatttatgtttgtttatgtgtttgaggttttgcctttatgtatgtgtgtaccatgtgtgtgcagtgtatgcAGGTCAAACaattgtgagttgccatgtaggttctgggaatcaaatctgggtcctcttcaagagcaaaaAGGGCTCTTCACCCTtcggccatctctccagactcctaTATacttttttgaggtagggtctcatgtagctcagccAGGGAGACCTGCTATGGAGCTGAAGATAACCTCTTATCTTTACTTTCAGGTACTGAGTTGTTTCTATATTAGAAACTGGAAAGTTGTTAGAAACATTATTTGCAAAGAAATGATGGCTTATTAGATTGTTTCTGATATCTGTGTTGATAATTATGTATCAATTGAAATGTTCTTCAATACAACCAATAAATTATCACTTATAAAAGGAAACACCCCAGTCTCAGGCATTTTATTATCACAACACTAGCCGGACTAAGCTGACTCCCCTTGCCAAACTAATCTCTGGAAGGTACAGCTTTAATCTATTTCAAGAATACCTAACCATATCTTAGTACCTACCAGACAAAACATAGACCTCTGAACTTGACATTCAAGTACCTCTACCGTCTGGTAACAGCTTCTAGGAGAATGCCGTTTCAATGAATTTGGATTGTCATTGCAATGAGTGAACCTAAAGTTTCCTCTTTCACCCTGGGAAGTGTTTCCTATCACATGTGCCTGTCAGAATCCTACTCAACATTTTTGCActtttctttgacttttaaaGGTTGTCTCACATGCTTCTCCAATTGAAGCCTTTTTGGATGCTGCCCAAACTTTTAATCTTTCCCACTTTTGAGGATACCTAAGTTGGTATTCCCCTGTTGTGACCTGAATTCGACCTCGTGCTCCTGTTATTTGTTTGCTGTGTCCTCCCTATGAGATATTAACGTCTTGAAGGAATGGGTGATTCATGCTCTTGCACGTGTCCTCTGCAGTGCTTATAAGCACTTGCTGTCTTAAACAGATGGACTACTGCACCTGAAAACTAGGTATGACACACATACATTTGCCTGTACATTTATATGTGGGCTGTCTGTGACTCAATGCCTAGGTTTAAACTATAAGCCTTTCATTAAGTCACTGGCTTGCTTTCTAAAACtttgtttagttttatatttGAGGTATGTACCATAGAGGAATAATAAATGTAGAGGTGAGAGTGAAGTACCATTTTCTGATGTCTTTCCATCCTTCTTTATTATACATTAGTGTGTTGCTAAGCAACTGTGCACCATCGGGTGTATCACATCTACATGAGAAGCCAATTCTTGCCTTTGTTACTGCCCCAGACTTCCTCTGCAAAGTGCCCTAAAAAAaacctttctttgttccttttggttttcacatcattagctaagagatgcccataatccAAATGACCTCCCCACAGGAACAAGTTCCTTTAGAGCTTGAACACATAGGACAATTCACAAGAAGCAAAGTTTGTTGCATTTAAGAATGTCTAATGACAATTGTTATAATGATCAACTTTTAGTCACAGACCAATTTTTGCATATATTACATTGGTGACGTTAATAATGCTCACTTATTGAATATATAGTTTGTGTAAGACATGAGGCTAGAATATtaatttagatattttatatgcttgattatttatttatttatttatttatttatttatttatttatttattctatatgtatGTCTTGTCTGAATGCATGCAAAGGTCAGAAAAAGGCATcaaatttcctggaactggagttaagagatgttgtgagctatcatgtgggtgctagaaatcaaatcCAGATCCTTttcaagagcaacaaatgctttaaaccactgaaccatctctccaacccttacATGCTTGATTTTTAAATATCATAACAAAGTGGAAGTTGCAACCTAGTCGTATTAATGTTAGGGTTAGTCAATAGTAAAAATGGAATTATTGAGTACTCTCACACTTAAAACAGTGCTGTCTGGGAATGTGGATCAGCTAGAGTACTTGGCTGCTATGCACAAGgcttgagtttgatttttttggtGTTGAATGGCCATCACTACCAGACAGTACATACGTGAAAAACCATGATAGGCAAGAAAGCATTGTGAGCCGTGGGGAAAGGGACTATTTAATAGTGCATCAGCAAATTAATGTTCCAACCTGAAAGGACAAAAATGAAGTCATTTTAGTGTAATTTCAAAGTATGTCATACTTAATATAAATGCCTAAAATTTTAAAGCTCAGTTTATTTTTTACTAATGATTTAATTTGCTCCCTATATTTTATCCTATACAATACGATCTCTAAATTGTAAGGGGCCTAATGTGGTTTGTAGtccacaggaggctgaggcagtagcTTGCTATTAGCtaaaggacagcctgggctatatagtgagttccaggtcagcctgggctacagtgagatACTGCTTGAAAATAACAAATCAATaaaccaataaataaacaaagaaatgaataatttaagGAAATGTTTGTATACATACCTCATTGCACTGATGTTGTTATACAGCCTGCATATATTCTTTAATTACCTCAACTAGAGAAACTTTGCTTCCTTAAGACAAAGATCAGAAATGTCaatcataatgaaaatatttcaagACAGTCATCACTACAGCTTGCTATATCAATAAAACCTAAGAAAATTTGTGAGGCCATTGCCAGATGTCCTAGAATCCTTGAAAAAGTTTTAATACTAATTTTTGATAAACACAATATATTTAGTAATATGACATATTTATATTATCTGAAAACTCACAGCATATTTACTAAGTCTAGAGACAGTCTTACGAAGTTCAAAAAACTTTAAGAAGGACCATAACTGCCActgctttttttcattttagaaaatttctaagttggagaaagaaattaggttaTAGGCAATAGAAATgtgaaggaaaaattaaaaaccatatttatttatttgtttatctattttatgcatgtgagtgttttgcctgtgtgtatagaTATGTCCACCATATGCCTGTCCAGTGGCTTAAGAGGTTAGAAGGTCATCAGAtatcctggaagtggagttaaaGATGATTGTGAATTACCATGTAGGTGTGGAGGACTAAAACCAggtgtttttaattgctgagtcatctctccagtccagaaaaAATTGtgcaattatatttatataattgccTAAATATATATGGACAAAGTCATGTGGGCACAAACATATGGACAAAGTCAAAGATTACCATGGAAGTTGAATGAAACCTAGAGGAAGGCAGTGAAACTAGACAGACTCTCTCCTATCTTAAAACATTGTATAGCTTCACTCtttaaaaatatccataaaaataaacagaaaacacagcCCAGGAAAGCAAACCTGGATACAAATAATAGTTTAGTATAAGTTCAGTGTGGCTTAATTTACAATTTCAAATTAGAGGAACATTCTGTCACTGATGTTTAGAAAACAAGATAGCTATCTGAAAAAAAGTGTTTACCTTCATTATCTCAAATCATAAACAGGATGAACTTCAAATGTACCAGTGATTTTAAACTCTAGAAATGACACCTGTTTGACAGATGAAAATGGGACAGTAAACATCTTTGAAAAGCCAGGGGTGTGGAAAGTCTCTTAAACTCACAGAAGAAATGATTGG is part of the Rattus norvegicus strain BN/NHsdMcwi chromosome 4, GRCr8, whole genome shotgun sequence genome and encodes:
- the Tas2r135 gene encoding taste receptor type 2 member 135 (The RefSeq protein has 1 substitution compared to this genomic sequence), with product MGPIMSTGETSTAHTVLGCQITDKTVITLFVILVFSCLVAVVGNGFIIIALGMKWLLRRTLSAHNKLLISLAASRFCLQCVVIGKNIYVFLNPSSFPYNPVIQLLNLMWDFLTAATIWFCSLLGFFYCVKIATLTHPVFVWLKYRLPGWVPWMLLSAVGMSSLTSILCFIGNHMIYQNYARRGHQPWNATGNSLRHSLEKFYFISIKIIMWTVPTVIFSIFMSLLLVSLVRHMKKTLLALSELRDVWAQAHFKALLPLLSFIILFISCFLTLVLSSASSTPYQEFRYWMWQVVIHLCTVIHPIVILLSNPVLRVVMKRGCC